A window of Mucilaginibacter paludis DSM 18603 contains these coding sequences:
- the ruvA gene encoding Holliday junction branch migration protein RuvA — translation MYAYINGKLAFKCPTYVIIDAGGVGYHINISLNTYSNISDKESCKLFTWLHVKEDAHTLYGFADEGERRLFLHLISVSGIGANTGRMILSSITPAEIQNAIIKGDVPLIQRIKGIGPKSAQRIVLELQDKLRKDGPDTLINVPVIHTAKDEALSALVMLGFAKNVGEKALDNAIKSTTDNLTVEQLIKIALKNL, via the coding sequence ATGTACGCATATATCAATGGAAAATTAGCTTTCAAATGCCCAACCTACGTAATTATCGATGCCGGTGGCGTTGGCTACCACATTAACATATCGTTAAACACCTATTCAAACATATCGGATAAAGAGAGCTGTAAACTTTTTACCTGGCTGCATGTAAAAGAAGATGCGCACACTTTGTACGGTTTTGCTGATGAAGGTGAGCGGAGGCTTTTTTTGCATTTGATATCGGTTTCGGGTATTGGTGCTAATACAGGGCGGATGATTTTATCATCTATAACCCCTGCCGAAATACAAAATGCAATTATTAAAGGTGATGTACCCCTGATTCAGCGTATCAAAGGCATCGGCCCCAAATCGGCACAACGCATCGTTCTGGAGCTGCAGGATAAGCTGCGTAAAGATGGTCCGGATACATTAATTAATGTTCCGGTAATTCACACGGCGAAAGATGAAGCTCTTTCGGCCCTGGTTATGCTGGGATTTGCTAAAAACGTTGGAGAAAAGGCTTTAGACAATGCCATCAAGTCGACAACAGACAATTTAACAGTAGAGCAATTAATAAAAATTGCCCTTAAAAATTTATAA
- a CDS encoding NADP-dependent malic enzyme, producing the protein MNKTNRKLDALEYHSKGRPGKIQVVPTKPTNTQRDLSLAYSPGVAEPCLRIAENKDDVYKYTAKGNLVAVISNGTAVLGLGNIGPEAGKPVMEGKGLLFKIYADIDVFDLEVNVTDVDEFVKIVKALEPTFGGINLEDISAPTCFEIERRLKAEMNIPVMHDDQHGTAIISSAALLNACELQGKKLDKIKMVVNGAGAAAVSCSMLYLSLGVKKENLVMFDINGVIHPGRTDLDDMRMAFATTRTDVQNLADAMKGADVFIGLSAGNVVTPDMLKVMAKNPIVFAMANPNPEIAYDVAVEARKDIIMATGRSDYPNQVNNVLGFPYIFRGALDVRATTINEAMKIAAVHAIAGIAKKTVPEEVNLAYNARNLHFDREYIIPKPMDSRLITEVSSAVAKAAMESGVARKQITDWDAYAEELKTRLGVDNKILRNLTNKAKSKLKRVVFAEADNYKILKSAQIVIDEGIAIPILLGNVDRIKQIMLENDLQLGDVTIIDPRSDTGERACAYAEYLFNKRQRRGVTLYEAKKLMRDRNYYGACMVQFGDADALISGLTKNYVPTVKPALQIIGTEPGVAKVAGMYMMITKKGPVFFGDTTVNVNPTTQDLVDITVLIERSVKKFNIKPRVALLSYSNFGSNDGIIPEKTREAVSILHEKYPDMVIDGEMQANFAINPTLLQDNFSFSTLVGEPANTLIFPNLESGNIAYKLLQELGGAEAVGPILLGMKKSVHVLQLGSSVREIVNMVTIAVVDAQEKEAAQTVAK; encoded by the coding sequence ATGAACAAGACTAATCGTAAACTGGATGCACTTGAATATCATTCAAAGGGGCGCCCAGGTAAAATACAGGTAGTACCTACCAAACCAACCAATACACAGCGCGATCTTTCACTGGCCTACTCTCCTGGTGTAGCCGAGCCATGCCTGCGTATTGCCGAAAACAAGGATGACGTTTATAAGTATACAGCCAAGGGCAACCTGGTTGCTGTAATAAGCAATGGTACTGCAGTATTGGGCTTAGGTAACATTGGCCCCGAAGCCGGTAAGCCAGTAATGGAAGGTAAGGGCCTGCTGTTTAAAATTTATGCTGATATCGACGTTTTTGATTTAGAGGTTAATGTAACCGATGTTGATGAGTTTGTAAAGATAGTGAAGGCTTTGGAGCCAACTTTCGGGGGGATCAACCTCGAAGATATTTCTGCCCCTACTTGCTTTGAGATAGAGCGGCGCTTAAAAGCCGAAATGAATATCCCGGTAATGCACGATGACCAGCACGGTACCGCCATCATTTCGTCTGCGGCGTTGCTCAACGCCTGCGAGTTGCAGGGCAAAAAGCTGGATAAAATAAAGATGGTGGTCAATGGCGCCGGAGCAGCAGCGGTTTCGTGCTCCATGCTGTACCTTTCACTGGGCGTAAAAAAAGAAAACCTGGTGATGTTTGATATCAATGGCGTAATTCACCCTGGCCGTACTGATCTTGACGATATGCGGATGGCCTTTGCCACCACCCGTACCGACGTGCAAAACCTGGCCGATGCCATGAAAGGCGCCGATGTATTTATCGGTCTTTCGGCCGGCAACGTGGTAACCCCTGATATGTTAAAGGTGATGGCCAAGAATCCCATTGTTTTTGCAATGGCAAACCCTAATCCGGAGATAGCATATGATGTGGCGGTAGAAGCACGCAAGGATATCATTATGGCCACCGGCCGGTCCGACTATCCTAACCAGGTAAACAACGTATTGGGTTTCCCTTATATCTTCCGCGGAGCGCTGGATGTGCGGGCCACTACGATTAACGAAGCTATGAAGATAGCCGCAGTACATGCTATAGCGGGTATTGCCAAAAAAACAGTACCCGAGGAAGTTAACCTGGCTTATAACGCCCGTAATTTACATTTCGACAGGGAGTATATCATTCCTAAACCGATGGATAGCCGGTTAATAACCGAGGTATCGTCGGCTGTGGCAAAAGCCGCTATGGAATCGGGCGTGGCGCGTAAGCAGATTACCGACTGGGACGCGTATGCCGAGGAGCTAAAAACCAGGCTTGGCGTTGATAATAAAATTCTGCGTAACCTGACCAACAAGGCCAAATCAAAATTAAAACGTGTGGTATTTGCGGAAGCAGATAACTATAAGATTTTAAAATCGGCCCAGATTGTGATAGACGAAGGGATCGCTATTCCTATTTTGCTGGGCAATGTTGATCGCATCAAGCAGATTATGCTTGAAAACGATTTGCAATTAGGCGATGTAACTATTATCGATCCACGTTCGGATACCGGCGAGCGCGCCTGCGCTTATGCGGAGTACTTGTTTAACAAGCGCCAGCGCCGTGGCGTTACCCTGTACGAAGCCAAAAAACTGATGCGGGACCGTAACTACTATGGTGCCTGCATGGTTCAGTTTGGAGATGCGGATGCGCTGATATCCGGTTTAACCAAAAACTATGTACCTACCGTAAAGCCCGCTTTACAAATTATAGGTACCGAGCCAGGTGTAGCCAAAGTGGCCGGTATGTACATGATGATCACCAAAAAAGGTCCGGTTTTTTTTGGCGATACTACGGTAAATGTAAACCCAACCACTCAGGATTTAGTAGATATTACCGTGCTGATAGAGCGATCGGTTAAAAAATTCAATATTAAGCCCCGCGTGGCCCTGCTGTCGTACTCTAACTTTGGCTCTAACGACGGCATCATTCCCGAAAAAACCCGCGAGGCAGTAAGCATATTGCACGAAAAATATCCGGACATGGTGATTGATGGCGAGATGCAGGCTAACTTTGCCATTAACCCAACCTTACTTCAGGATAATTTCTCGTTCTCAACCCTGGTTGGCGAGCCTGCCAACACCCTTATATTTCCTAATCTTGAATCGGGTAACATTGCCTATAAACTATTGCAGGAATTGGGTGGTGCAGAAGCTGTTGGCCCTATTTTACTGGGTATGAAAAAATCAGTTCACGTATTACAGTTGGGCAGTTCTGTGCGCGAAATTGTGAATATGGTTACCATAGCCGTAGTTGATGCGCAGGAAAAAGAGGCAGCACAAACAGTTGCTAAATGA
- a CDS encoding lytic transglycosylase domain-containing protein has translation MKKFSTCVIALLLLHSVKAESFHPLKKINTDSGAYTASVQFNKANPKVIDTTFVPDVADNIMASYQNMVYKRRLDSLQKDVPLDYNQYVQSYIDIYTAPHRKESISKILGLTKYYFPIYEKAFRDAGIPEEIKFLSVVESALDPNAVSRVGATGPWQFMFATAKLYGLTMDNYVDERRDPIQASYAAAAYIKDAYQDFGDWLVAIASYNCGKGAITRAIQKAGASDFWSIRPFLPVETRNYVPAYIAISYVMSYYGKHNIVAGQCDFSVKTDTILVNKYVALSDIAKVLNLDIREVSILNPQYKKQIINGTDAAPKRLVIPQIDKARFALLYDALNNPAVSPNQFEAVRASFNESSVRAVKRREREMPSFHTVKRGESLASIADKFGVEVQDLKVWNKLHKTKVQPGTELRVSAPSSSEDKYSSPKAKELKSVLTYKVKSGDTLSQIAEKFDGSVERIKALNGLKKGTLQPGMILKISKG, from the coding sequence ATGAAGAAATTTTCGACTTGTGTTATAGCCCTGTTGTTGCTCCATTCTGTTAAAGCCGAGTCTTTCCATCCTCTAAAAAAAATCAATACTGATTCTGGCGCATATACAGCCTCAGTTCAGTTTAATAAAGCCAACCCTAAGGTTATTGATACTACCTTTGTACCTGATGTTGCCGATAATATCATGGCATCATACCAGAATATGGTTTACAAGCGCCGCCTTGACTCGCTTCAAAAAGATGTGCCGCTTGATTATAACCAATACGTACAAAGCTATATCGATATTTACACCGCACCCCACCGCAAAGAATCGATCTCTAAAATTTTAGGTTTAACCAAATATTATTTCCCCATTTACGAGAAAGCCTTCAGAGATGCTGGGATACCCGAGGAGATTAAATTTTTATCGGTAGTTGAATCCGCGCTCGACCCTAATGCCGTATCACGTGTAGGCGCCACCGGCCCGTGGCAGTTTATGTTTGCCACAGCTAAATTGTATGGCCTTACCATGGATAATTATGTTGACGAACGCCGCGACCCTATCCAGGCCAGCTACGCAGCAGCAGCATACATTAAGGATGCCTACCAGGATTTTGGCGATTGGCTGGTAGCCATTGCCTCATACAATTGCGGCAAAGGCGCTATTACCCGTGCTATACAAAAAGCAGGCGCGAGCGATTTTTGGTCTATCAGGCCATTTTTGCCTGTAGAAACGCGCAACTACGTACCTGCCTATATAGCTATATCCTACGTGATGAGCTATTATGGTAAACATAACATTGTTGCCGGGCAGTGCGATTTTTCGGTTAAAACGGATACCATATTGGTTAACAAATACGTGGCTTTATCCGATATAGCTAAAGTATTGAACCTGGATATACGCGAGGTAAGCATTTTAAATCCGCAATACAAAAAGCAAATTATTAATGGCACCGATGCCGCGCCTAAGCGTTTGGTGATACCGCAGATTGATAAGGCCCGTTTTGCTTTGTTATATGACGCCCTTAACAACCCGGCAGTTTCGCCAAACCAGTTTGAAGCTGTTCGTGCCAGTTTTAACGAAAGCTCTGTAAGAGCCGTTAAACGCAGAGAAAGGGAGATGCCAAGCTTCCATACGGTAAAACGTGGCGAATCGTTAGCATCAATTGCTGATAAGTTTGGCGTTGAGGTGCAGGATTTAAAAGTTTGGAATAAACTGCACAAAACCAAGGTGCAACCGGGTACCGAGTTAAGGGTGAGCGCTCCATCTTCTTCGGAGGATAAATACAGCTCGCCTAAAGCTAAAGAGTTAAAAAGTGTTTTAACGTATAAAGTTAAATCTGGCGATACTTTATCTCAAATAGCCGAAAAATTTGATGGCAGTGTTGAGCGCATCAAAGCATTAAACGGATTGAAAAAGGGTACTTTACAACCCGGTATGATTTTAAAGATTAGCAAAGGTTAA